Part of the Sodalinema gerasimenkoae IPPAS B-353 genome is shown below.
TGGGCCAAGAGAATCCAGGCCTGGCATGGGGGCGCCGCCTGGATTTGCCCGTGCAGCACCTGGCAGAGTCTCCCATGACTGCCGAGATAGGGCAGAATCTCTAGGGAGGCCGTCTGCGGAAGCTGCGATCGCGCGATCGCCACTTCACTGGGAATATCCTCTTTGACATGAACCCCCGGCAACAAAAACAGGGGCAAAATCCGCAGCGGCCGTTGTACCTGGTGATAAAAGTTCAGCAGTTGTTGGTGCAGCGGTTCCGGTTGACAATCGAGGGCCGCTGTTCCCACGGGACAATTTCCTAATTCTTGCGCCATGAGATCGGCCAAATGAGCCACGATTTGGTCGGGGCGAGGATCGCGGCTACCATGGGCGACCAGTACATAGGCGGGGGAGGTCATGGGGGGTTCAGTTTAGGATACTCGTTCAGGATAACGAGGGAAGAAGGCAAGGGGCAAGGGGTAAAAGGAGGCAGTAGGCAGTAGGCAGTAGGCAGTAGGCAGTGGGCAGTGGGCAGTGGGGAAGATAAGGCCAGGGGCAATTGGACAAAAAAATGCCGCGCTGGACTCGGCCAGACGCGGGATTTCGAACTCCAAGATAGAGTACCTAGAGCGGTTAGCTCATGGTCGCACCACTGCGATCATAGGAAATTGAGTTGTTGTAAGAGGGTTTACCTTGAACGTGAGACCAATGGTCTGCGGCCTCTCCCGGAATCCCAGCTTCTTCAGATACACGGGTTAATAAAGACTGTTGACGGTTACGGATGGCTTGATGATGACGGCTCATCAATGCTCGGCTGCGATCATTTAAAGACATAATTACTATTCCTCGAGGGCGATTATTAAAGGTTGCGGTGGGTTTTTTCCTCCCGCACTTACGAGTATAGCAACTTTCTGTATCATTTTTTACAATTTAACAATTCTTAACATTATAAACAGCTAAAGACTATCCAGTTCCCGAGTTCTCAGACAGACCTCAAGGGAGTCCCTTGCCACAAGCCATTTGGCAAGCGCCGGCCCATTGGGGGGAGATCCTAGATAACCGGTAATTCAAACATTAAGAATTTATGGAGAAGACGTCAGGGCGTGACATTCCTGAGATGGACTGCAAACGCCCTAAAAATCAGGCATTTGGCCAGCAAACCCTTGCCCCAGACCTAGTTGGGATCGCCTTATACTGGGAATAGATTTATCAACAATATCAAACTCGGGTGATCGTATCTCGTTAGATTTACTGAGACCCCAGCCTCCATTAGCCCATCTGGTGCGATCGCCCTTGACGAAGCCCTTGCTCAACGTCATTCCTACCTTTATTTAAATCCGTTTTTAGTCAAATTTAACCTAAACGTCCATGAAAATTCCCTTAGAGTCTCTCCCATTAACCCCCGAACCCACAACCATCCGCTGTCCGAACTGTGGTCGTCCAGGAGAGCGGCATCATCTCACCCACAGCCGTCTCATCCGCACCGAGTGTCACCACTGCGACTATCTGATGATTACCTGTGGCGACACCGGAAACGTCATCGAGGCCTACTCACCCGGACTCTATGCCCACGCCATGTAGAAGCGGCACAAAGCAGCACAACGCCATGATGACCCAACTACCAAGTTGGGTCGCTATAGAGATCTACCGTGATTTTCTCCATCCCCGCCGGAACCGCCGTAATGCACGAACAAATGGCCTCACCATTGAGTTCGACCTCACAGGCATGACAAGATCCCATCAAACAGCCAGTGGGAATCGTGAGGCCAGCCCGTTTGGCTACATCTAGCAATGGCTCACCGGCTTGAGCGTCCACTGTCACGTCGTTGGGAAGAAATTGTACTTGCACAGTCATTGTTCAGGCAATTGTCTCGCGAACAGAACCCGATACCCCCGCCATCATCGACTCAGAAGGCGCAATCTCGGCCATTCCTAGCCTAGAAAGTTCCTCCTGATACAGACAAAAGGGGCCATCGTATATCAAAATGTTAACCAGTATTCTCTAATTCTGCCGTACTGCGTTGACAACCTTGGTGACTTCTTCAGATCCCGTGGGCAAAGTTTATCTCGTCGGAGCCGGCCCCGGAGATCCAGGCTTGCTGACGGTGAAAGCTAAAACCCTCATCGAATGTGCTGACGTGGTGGTCTATGATGCCCTCGTCAGTGAACCGATCCTGGCCCTGATTGCCCCCCAGGCCCAGCGGATTCATGCCGGGAAGCGTCGCGGCCGGCATTCCCTCCTGCAAGAGCAAACCACAGAACTTCTCATCAACCTGGCCCAACGTCATGCCGTTGTCGTGCGTCTCAAGGGGGGAGATCCCTTTGTCTTTGGTCGTGGGGGCGAAGAAATGGAAGACCTCTTGGCAGCGGGGGTTCCGGTGGAAGTGGTTCCTGGGGTCACCTCGGGAATTGCCGCCCCGGCCTATGCGGGGATTCCCTTAACCCATCGTCAATACAGTTCCTCCGTCACCTTTGTCACCGGCCATGAGATGGTGGACAAATATCGGCCTGAGGTGAACTGGGAGGCGATCGCCCAAGGGTCCGAAACCATTGTCATCTATATGGGGGTGCGGAACCTCCCGAATATCGTAGAAAGTCTTCTCAAGGCTGGGCGGGAGCCAGAAACCCCCATTGCCTTAATCCGTTGGGGAACCCGTCCCGATCAAGAAGAACTCCTCGGCTCTCTTGGCTCAATCGTCGAACAGGTGGAAACAACCGGTTTTGAAGCCCCAGCCGTAGCGGTGGTGGGAGCTGTGGTTAACCTTCAACCTATTCTCTCGCGGGGCTGTCCTCAACCTCTGCCTCAATAGCAACGCGATCGCGATTTTCCCATGTGGGAAGACTGCGATCGCTACCAGAGTGACGTTAATAACGCAGGTTAACGAGCCGAAACTGTCTCAGTTTCAGGCGTCCAAGTGGTTAGCCACTCCGTTTGGGCCGTTGGCTCAAAACCGCGAGTTAACGTTGTGATCTTCGCCTGTTTGGCTTGCAGCACCTGAATGAGAAATTCCAGAGCTTTTCTAGGATTTCCTGCACCGCAAAAAAACAGATCCGCTGCAAAATAGCCATGCTCAGGCCAGGAATGCAGAGCAATATGAGACTCCGCTAAGGTAGCCGTCGCAGTTACCCCGTGGGGGCTGAACTGGTGTACACATAAATCAATCAGCGTTGCTCCTCCGACTGAAACCGCATCCATGAGTGCCCCACGAATACACTCTGGGTCATTGAGCAACTCAGCGGGGGATTCCCAGGCGTCA
Proteins encoded:
- a CDS encoding sirohydrochlorin chelatase — its product is MTSPAYVLVAHGSRDPRPDQIVAHLADLMAQELGNCPVGTAALDCQPEPLHQQLLNFYHQVQRPLRILPLFLLPGVHVKEDIPSEVAIARSQLPQTASLEILPYLGSHGRLCQVLHGQIQAAPPCQAWILLAHGSRRPGGNAPIEALAAQLPQRVGVPVQAAYWSVDPRLEQQLQKYEQAGYDQVGVLPYFLCPGGLTDAIAEKLEAIARPRVILTDTLSQSQDLLHILLELCQGTPVSSGV
- a CDS encoding 2Fe-2S iron-sulfur cluster-binding protein, whose protein sequence is MTVQVQFLPNDVTVDAQAGEPLLDVAKRAGLTIPTGCLMGSCHACEVELNGEAICSCITAVPAGMEKITVDLYSDPTW
- the cobA gene encoding uroporphyrinogen-III C-methyltransferase; translated protein: MTSSDPVGKVYLVGAGPGDPGLLTVKAKTLIECADVVVYDALVSEPILALIAPQAQRIHAGKRRGRHSLLQEQTTELLINLAQRHAVVVRLKGGDPFVFGRGGEEMEDLLAAGVPVEVVPGVTSGIAAPAYAGIPLTHRQYSSSVTFVTGHEMVDKYRPEVNWEAIAQGSETIVIYMGVRNLPNIVESLLKAGREPETPIALIRWGTRPDQEELLGSLGSIVEQVETTGFEAPAVAVVGAVVNLQPILSRGCPQPLPQ
- the speD gene encoding adenosylmethionine decarboxylase, which produces MKAIGTHLVVDAWESPAELLNDPECIRGALMDAVSVGGATLIDLCVHQFSPHGVTATATLAESHIALHSWPEHGYFAADLFFCGAGNPRKALEFLIQVLQAKQAKITTLTRGFEPTAQTEWLTTWTPETETVSAR